TTCAGTAGATTTAACCTAAATCTGTGGCATTCATACAACTTTTTGACATTATTTGTATAAACTTAGCTGCAATTCATTGAAACCGGTCCAGTAgttctcttttttcttcataaaacaTGCATAAAAGCTGTGCAAGAGCAGAAAACAACATTCTATCTTCCAACCACTAGAGGGAGGCAAACACACACCGTTCAGGTTTAATCCACATCAGCTGCACTCTGAAGTCTTATTTTTACTGCtgaaaactgcttttctgtTCATGTCTGTTTGcgaaagaaaagcaggccccTTCTGTTGTAAATTAAAGCTGACACACgatgaataaaacatttgttgAAGCGTTTCTGACCCTGAGATAAAAGCCGAGCAGCCGGATGATGCGACCTTCAAACGCAGAAGACAGAGTTTCGTGAAAGACCTTGAATCCCAGCTGCTTTTTTACAGCTTTGACTCAGTGTCAccagctttttgtgtgtgttcctgaTAAACCTGCTGATCCCTGGATCCTCTTAGAACACGCTGACATTAAAAGCTGGATGTCTTCTGGCTTCATTCAGGGTCTGGGTAGTGAAATAAAGTCAGCTTTCTcttcaagaaaaacaaaaaaatggtgCCATTTCTTGGTTTTTCCATATTAATTTTACTTCTAATGTTGATTTGTGGTCGTCActtcacaaagaaaacatgaaaagttaaaatgacaccacaggaaacacaacaaaccagttgaaaatgattaaaacaaagGGTGGTTTcagggccggagtgggactcattttcagtcctggggcctcatttataaaacgttgcgtaggatccatactaaaagtttgcgtacgccgaaaatctgaaatgggcgtatgcccttcgcccctgatttatgaAATTGTGCGAAACCACAGCTgtatgcaatttcttgataaatcacacaccagctggaagattgcacaggtggatccacctcacattccgcccacaacacacccacattttaccatgaatggtccagcccgatctcacgaggattcgtgaaactgtcacgtaagttttagtttcggtttcgtgcgcaccaacacgatttcgtcatgtttttcgtgccgctcaccacgaaatgcgcaccaatgtattttaaacggcggacttttcgtgccactcagaacgtatttcaaaagaatgtgtatattatatttttaatgtaaaaccgtggcgaatccaacgctatattttgcatgacatcgttcctaaacataaccctaaccataaccctaaccataacctaaccataagccggtggtacacttaccaatttgcataggaatttcaagaatgtccggcggccggcggccgcaaacgcgatcacacaagcagtatacgccgatggacagcttagatcgtcatgaatccgctggtataaaccactttcagatgtgattaccacagcgaaaaacatttcgtggtgagcggcacgaaaaacatgacgaaatcgtgttggtgcgcacgaaaccgaaactaaaacttacgtgacagtttcacgaatccccgtgagaccgggttgaatggtcaatgcaaagtaactcatgaatgtatctgtatataaataagctgctgatccacggcattttacgcagcgccccctgcagtctgttcactgctgtgcatcaggatgaatgaatcatgtgttgacccacgccaccctgccactaaatttgttatgatcatgtccgatgtacaaataatttgtacactgattgaatgtacattttttcggttcacagacaaattcatcttcactcggaaCCCTTACAGCAACAgcagtgcagtcagttacgccgattacatttgggaaaccggacattgctgcaaattgccgtttaatgttggcctgttcacccacagtgtaaggaaacctgatgtactgactggtcatgtttataatgtcatctaaaacagctggcattattgcactgagggatggttgtgatatccagacctaaaggacatcatttaactgtatatcagacccaaacgggatttagacaacaaatgtaacctcatatattcttcatataaaacacatacctgtcggccaattcccgctggaaggagccggtgtctCCAGAAACCTCCGAGTGGTCAgttcctgtgtctgtaccgggatggcgtggtttcaGCGGGGGGTcggtctaagacggcccagttcagcacatagatccaagagtactgctctagggaatctgaatcggcttattagccagtcatcgtcCAGGAAATCCCCGTGATCCCTAAAATCTTTCgccattcttaacgtgatcttccagcaatgccagtacatccattgtgccacattacgcacggctgtcacccgctatttatccgcttgatcagcgattgaactgattgtcacaggccttttccaaatcagtaatcaatcagtgccactcaccgctctatatcatttgaagatggaagtttgatatatgaacatagttctgcaaatacagtcgcaggccgaatgacgcactatatgaacatctacaacaatgagggtttatgattatctggCTCTACAAGTcaaatatgtgataacaataaaggtttgagatcaatctggtttcaattcgccacttcatcctccggcactgccgttccctctgtctccaaaatgtgcttaagcaagcatcaaagttggtgcaccggtgcgcacattctcacaccaagtttgttttagaaatcacaacgtacacagcgtacgccactttctacgcaaaggttgtgatttacgccactttctagccctgttttgtgcgtaagcaagcaggaagcatcaaggttggcgcaccgtgtgcacattctcacgccaagtttgtttttagaaatcgcaacctttgcgtagaaagtggcgttcgccactttctagccctgttttgtgcgtacgcaagctttataaatgaggcccctggactttcatgcctcagaccggcccactttagatcaccacctgttactattaaaatcatgtaattctagccctgtcttgtaattcagtgtgtttttctaaaatatttccagttCAGTGctagtaagggttgcttcacaatgaggatttattccaacatgagtgcacatctccaacattattctgtacaacaatatcagaatctatagtctgttcaaataagtgttcaaggatatccaaaccttaaaaatgaactaaaagaagaaataaaaatattacatttaaaaaataaaataaacggtgttgcactttctaatgacactatcatctctttttcttctgcaagtaaacagttccatcacaacttaaatttcacagatataagaacatcagttaaagggctgATCTCCAACACtgttctttacaacatcacaatgtcctttttgcaatatcaaatatcaagaAACTTAGTGTCCACAAATATCTAATCCTCacgaataaagaataattattgcactgttgtctgcaagtttgttattcacagtataacataacCTGCTAATGATGCCTTTGTGGTCCGTGGAGATTTTGGCAATGGTAATAGGGTAGATGCCCGAGCTAGACTGATGTACTTCCGCTAGATTCTCAAACAGCGTAAACACTTCCGGTCACTCGTATAAAATGGCGAAGTGCGAAAAAATCAAACTGCAGCGAGTGGTAAATAGTACTTCAGCGGAGCATTGTTCTGTTCCGCTGTGTCAGGCATCCAGTTGATATAATCCTGTTCTCAGTTTTCACTCTGTGCCTGCTGATCCCGAGACGAGGTGGAAAGTTGCTATTCGCCGGGACAACTTCGCGATCACCGACCGTACCTGGGTTTGCAGCCGGCATTTTACTCCGAATGATTTCCGTGACACAGCAGGGCGGCAGCTCTTGAAGAAAGGAGTCGTGCCCTCGCTTTTTGAATGGAACTCTCTTTTCTTACCCCCACAAAGACCGGGGGTTTGGCAGAGAACAGAGCGACCGGCGGTAGCGGCGGTGGACTCGGAGCCTGAGGATGCACCGGAGGAGGCAGCAGCGAGCGTAAACTCTGCCGGTCACCATGACTACGCCTCTCTCCCAGATCCTGCAGTGGTTGATCTTGCTCTGGAGGAAAATAGATCACTCAGAGAGGAGATCAAGCACTTGAGGGAAGAGATAGAGAGGATGACAGTGAGGCAGCGGTTTGGCATCCATCGCTTTGCCCACTCAGACCGAGACATTCGGTTTTTCACAAGGTAAATAATATATGTACAACAATGACAGGCACAGGATCATATTAAAAATGCAGCCAATGTACATATTACATATACTATAAAGGCTTGCAATGTAAATCATTTTAACTAAAACGTGTTATCTCCGACGTATGCTAGctaatgttaaaaacaacacagttttGGGTCTTACCATTGTGcttgtgaatgtagcttgtaACGTAAAGTTAAATCCCTTGCTTTTTTTACTCGATGCGGCTCTTGTCGATGCTTGAATAAAACGACTTACGTCGTTAATCGTTATTATGGGCAGATCCTGGAGCAAGTGTGTGAAGAACGCCATAGCTACTCTGCAGCTACACGAGTGACCGGAAGTGGTTTCGCTGTTTGAGAATCTAGTGGAAGTACGTCAGTCTAGCTCGGGCATATACCctattggattttccgttctgaaatgggtaatgaaaaacaaaaggtgagtggttatttgattttcgttttaaaatacaaaaattaaaattgaaatacaaggcatttttcctttttatgatCAAAAAGAGATATacgacattttaaaaatgcttcaatTTTCATTCTATATTTACaatgacaagaaaataaaatcagtacgAGGCAGAAACGGAAccgttttttaattttctgagaccggaagtggtcatcagcaagtgtgaagccaaacagagtacggtgcatagactgtgtatctttttcattagttttcatgatcaaaatgagagatcaggtggccgatcttaaaataaatcaatattgattattttttatagaGCGTTAAAGTTTTGTGAAGTCAGAGGGCGGGGCTACTTGATTTACAGTCcggtctggaatgattgacaggtccTGTGGAGGAGGCAGCCCAGAGTGTGTTCTCCTCGTTTGGAtcaattacctccgccaggaggttatgtaatcattggagtttgtttgtctgtttgtctgttaacagcataactcaaaaagttatggacggattttcaccaaattggCTGGTCAATTTGCcatctccgagtgcttttctagtttagtatgtggtccaaagtatgacaaaaacatcataggttagtatgtcgtccaacaaattggaacaaggtgtccagatagctcaactggttaagaaggtgatttgtaaacagaactgtggcagagatgcaggtttgattccagctcatgatcctttactgcatgggtttcctgttttcctctctatccttggcggaggtctgcagtctctgagtgcttttctagttctgatataataactgttggtttatttatcggtggagcagTAGAACCTTTTCCACAAACGGTTTACCGCCCGTTGGCTTGTTTGAACACGTTTTCTACCTTgggctgattctaccagcagacactgaaaggactctgattgGTTGGTAAGTGTTTATTTACTTATCAgtgccgcttttaatgcactttatatgcaactgtagtgtcagatataatgtgtgccatgctCTCCAGATGTTGGTAaagtttatttcagtgtgtgctgaccagagaagaaagttagcatcctgtaaatattagttttaatgTTAGTAATGCCAACCTAGCTAGCTGCTTagtcgtagcctgattaaagctaacgtagcattaagctaacgatgtttgtgttgtttcatgtaaacagctgaagtgtgttgtgtttgtgtaatgtggtacatttagataataaaactgtcagtggagatgctggttcacattaatgtaacgtTTAGGAAacctaaatgtgtgtgtatatatatatatatacacacacacacacacacacacacatatatacaggaactttatggagacaaaggcacaaaaaatgtgtacttttttcccattttcaagGATCCATTGAGTGATTCTGATCTGATGGaagctgttttctttcagtCCTCACCACATTTAATGACCTTGGGAGTTTTtatttgtgcagatttttaagCCCTAGACATTGCAGAAACATCGCTATCTGAAGGATGAGGGTGTTTGTGCCCCAAAAAGCCAAAACTGCAGTCTGACAGATGTTAAAACACAATGAAACCTCTCTGCCGTTGTTATTTCGTGTATTTGTAGGGTGACACAGTCAgtcagtgcagctttaatgtgtcTGAATcgtgtgctgttgtgttttttcgaGGTGAAGGAGCTCATTTGGACAGATTAAATCAACACGGGCTCTGTCTAAACCCTGGAACAGCCTTCCTTTGTGCTTGCTCAGGCACCTTTTCTCGGCTAATCTTCTTGTTCTCGTCAGCTAAACGCGACCACATTTCGCCCAGAGCAGCATCTTTTTGTTCCTCGGCTCTCCATCCTGTGTGGCGTAACGATTTAACCGAGGCTCCGTTTAATCTCTGCAGTCTGTAATTAACGGCTCATCTCTCCCAAGTCAAACAAACGGGAATTAGAGGAGCTCTCAGATCAGATTTCAGAGCTTACGGTGGAATTAGACGCTCACACTTTGTTCACTTGGAGGAGTGAATTAAGGGGAGTGTTTGAGTCGAGTGTGGGTTTGGTTTTCCTGATCGtcgactgctgctgctgtcgtggtgttataataataataataataataataataataataaggagggaggaaggggagtGTTCAGCCGGTGTTAATTAAGTTTGGACAGCCTCTCCAGGGAACCATTATGGAAGTCTTATCTGCTAATAAGAAAAAGGAGACACTGTAATTATGGTTCTATGTGCAGGAGAGCAGTCAGCAAGGAAGATTGTTCCTCAACACAAACGGaagcttttttcacatttaatggGGAATACGGATGTAATTCTAGCTCAAGATGTCTTTAACAGCGCTCTGACCTTTCAGCTGGGGTTAATTATAGCAGAAACTGTGCtcaatttattcacttttaatTAGATAATAGCTGGAATAATGCAAATGTAAAGGGTTTTATTCAGAGCACAGCAGGTGAAGTGAACATACAGGTATAAACGCATGGATTGAGCTTTTCTTTAAATTACAGCATTATTTCCTCAGATTAAAACAGGTGCACGAGGAGCCATTTTAAAggttcagtatctccagaaataaaactccaaaAGCCATGAAACGTGGTGAAAACTCAGACAGAACAGTTTCCAATAGATCCAAAGAGGACACATTCTTAATTACTGGTCTTTGAAAATTGaagaaaagtgcaaaattttcaGTACAGGTTGGTTTTGTGTCCCCACAAAATTCCTGTAAGTGCATCTCTATGAGGACGGATCCAtgttaaaatacagtctttgctTGACATTTCACAAACCgctgaggctctaacatcagtagaatctgatgagAAAAGCCTGAaaagacaaggttccagttccAGGTTTCCAAAATGTCTCCTCAGTGTCTTAAATGATTTGaaacatgtctaaaatgacacaacattCCCCAAAAATGATCCGAAAACtccaaaaatgtttccaaaattgACCTAAAATTTGACTTGAAACcactttaaaatcacaaaaaatgcctaaattgtCTCATAATAGTTgtaaatgacttaaaatctgtctaaaatgtcagaacattctccaaaagcactgaaaatgtgtctaaaaatgACCAGAATAACAATGATGCATAATTATTGGtccttaaaaatgttttataaaaatggGGAAAGAATGTTAAATCCATGGTGAtgttgtgtctctatgtggatggatccatgtttctactaaaatacagtctttggtcgacatttcttcatcttttgaggctctaacatcagtagaatcccATGTGTGGTAAGCTTGACCaaacaaggttccagttttttccTATTTTCACCAAAAATCTGTCAGAATGTTTCAAAATTGAtctaaaatgacctgaaacttgtccaaaatggctaaatatttgtccaaaaaggTAAAAATTACTGTCAAAATTGGCCTCGaatgacttaaaaatgtccaaaatgacagaaatgtcaaattattggtccttgaaaatggaaaaacaggtTCAATCCATGGTGGTGCTGTGTCTCCAGAAAATTCCTTTAAGTGtgtatctatggatggatccatgtttctactaaaatccagtctctggtcgacatttcaccaacttctgaggctctaacatcagtagaatctgatatatttgtcttttctcttgtgtttctgtctctaaGCCAAGTTTCCATCTGAAACAGTGAAGATTGATGCTCCTCATGTCTGTCCAGAAAACTGGAACTAAGAGGAGGCTAGCTTAGCTGGTGGTTTTAAAATCATCTTTATAGAACTTGTAGAACCTCAAAGCATCAGGACTTTGAGACAGAAAGCAAACTTTACTTCTTTTATAGTAGAGCATGCTTCAAGTAGGCTGGCAGTGAAAATGAAGGTTTGTTGGGCTTATGAAGgtatattttacataaaagcaaaataaagacTTGCTTAACATTTCCCAGTGTTGTAGGAGTCTTTATTCTGTAGTTTACTGTTTCTACAGAtctggattcttcacaaaactaacaggaaaacatggaaACTGTCCAGAGAAGATGCAGCCGACTGAATAAAACTCAACctggaaacatggaaacaccataaaatgtgtttatttcagtcCAAAAACAGATCCTATGTTTAACTCTTATTATTCTAATATATCCAGAGTGTGGCCTGAACTTTACATCCACATGTGGCGTTAAACGTCTCCTTCTGTCTCTAACAGCCGGCAGCATTTTCTGGAAAACTTTCCACAAGAAGCTGCTGAGATCCAAAGTGATGCTGGAGGAGATAAAGTTCAGCCTGACGTTGTGGGATGGACGTACAccctctgtcaaaagttttaggacaggttctaattcatttgaatgaggaagcgtcctaaaacttttgacagggtgtATTTCTGGGTGAAGCTGCATGAAAGGAGCGAACAAGAGCTGCTGAGATCCTCCACTGTTTCAAATGTAAGTTTACGTAGAAGCACTGAAGGATTTCTGCACAGATTTAAAGCTGTTTACTGTCTGGACGTGTGAAAACACTTCTGGAGAAACTGGAACCACAAGCAGAGAAAACTaacctagccgtgctagacccatgttctgaattctgaaggcacaagggtctagggccgttcgacagggagggaggcgggctaaaaggttgtctttaaaatcactctgcagcaattgggtaggtatacaaccaatcagcacaacgaataggctgatggagttcctagagcgccggattgtggctaagtcccattagcttcccaaccagcggagccaactggtatattaaggatttgccatatcccgtcggcataagtccaaatacgtctttcttctcaataaaacacttcag
This window of the Acanthochromis polyacanthus isolate Apoly-LR-REF ecotype Palm Island chromosome 8, KAUST_Apoly_ChrSc, whole genome shotgun sequence genome carries:
- the LOC127535122 gene encoding THAP domain-containing protein 1-like, coding for MANFHSVPADPETRWKVAIRRDNFAITDRTWVCSRHFTPNDFRDTAGRQLLKKGVVPSLFEWNSLFLPPQRPGVWQRTERPAVAAVDSEPEDAPEEAAASVNSAGHHDYASLPDPAVVDLALEENRSLREEIKHLREEIERMTVRQRFGIHRFAHSDRDIRFFTRSWSKCVKNAIATLQLHE